In Pleurocapsa minor HA4230-MV1, the genomic window GGGCGATTTTGCTCGCTCAGAAACTTATTGGACAACTTTAGTCGAAAAGTTTCCCGAAAATCCCGCTGTTTGGAGTAACCGTGGCAATGTTCGCATTGGTCAATATAAACTAGCTGAAGCGATCTCTGACTTCAACCATTCAATTGAAATTGCCCCAGAATACCCTGATGCTTACTTAAATCGAGGAATTGCTTACGAAGGACAAAAACTTTGGTCTCAGGCGATCGCTGATTACAATCAGGTATTATTAATTACTCCTCAAGATCCAGTTGCTTTAAATAATCGAGGCAATGCTAAAGCAGGACAACAACAATGGCAGGACGCATTAAATGACTATCAAAAAGCTGCCGATCTTGCTCCCACTTTTCCAATAGCACGTGGTAATGCTTCGCTAATTCAATACCAATTAGGCGATCGACCTGAAGCAATTCGTAATATGCGCAATTTAGTTCGTAAATATCCCATGTATTCTGATATGCGTGCTGCGCTGGCTGCAACTTTATGGGTAGAAGGAAAACAAGGCGAAGCAGAAAGTAATTGGGTCGCAGCGGTTGGTTTAGACAATCGCTATCAAGATCTTGACTGGATTGAAAATATTCGCCGTTGGCCACCTGCAATGATTCAAGCTTTATCCAGATTTTTAAATCTCAGTTAGCATTTTAAACATCTAAGCTCGTCATCAAAGACTATTGTGAAACACATTCAATCTTAAACTCATGACTAATTCGCTTTCACCAGAATCCATGTCTTTCCCTGAAGCGATCGCGGCTACTCAATCTTTAATGAATCAAATTCAATCTAATCAATTAAGTGAAGTTGAAGTTCAACAAAGAGTTTCGTCTATACTAAGCAGCAAAAATGGTGGAAGAGGATTTTTTGTTGCTTATTTGACCAGCGACATGTCCTTGGCAGATAATCCTTCTACAGGAGTGCTGAATGGATTAAAATCTGCTACGGAAATTTCTAGCGAGTTATTAGTCAAAAATTTAGCTATGTCTTCAGCTATGATTGTTGCCCATAGTCTCAATCATGATTTAGAAAATGTTGCTGGATCTCAAAGAGTTTGTCAACGTACCTGTAATCTAATTCAACAACTTAACCTGCAATTGATTGAAAAGAAGCTCCAAGAAATACAGGACACGATTAAAAATGGCAGTGGTAAATATCAAAAGTTTATAGAGCGATGGGGTTACAGTACCAAACAAAAAA contains:
- a CDS encoding tetratricopeptide repeat protein, coding for MKRWLISLLIIISLNAVGLVYSADAASSIQTSNLTEQQISQGEKIAKKAFQAAQQGDFARSETYWTTLVEKFPENPAVWSNRGNVRIGQYKLAEAISDFNHSIEIAPEYPDAYLNRGIAYEGQKLWSQAIADYNQVLLITPQDPVALNNRGNAKAGQQQWQDALNDYQKAADLAPTFPIARGNASLIQYQLGDRPEAIRNMRNLVRKYPMYSDMRAALAATLWVEGKQGEAESNWVAAVGLDNRYQDLDWIENIRRWPPAMIQALSRFLNLS